From a region of the Rhinopithecus roxellana isolate Shanxi Qingling chromosome 8, ASM756505v1, whole genome shotgun sequence genome:
- the CD1D gene encoding antigen-presenting glycoprotein CD1d isoform X1 has protein sequence MGCLLFLLLWALLQAWGSAEAPQRLFPLRCLQISSFASSNWTRTDGLAWLGELQTHSWSNDSDTIRSLKPWSQGTFSDQQWETLQRIFRVYRSSFTRDVKEFAKMLRLAYPMELQVSAGCEVHSGNASHNFFHVAFQGRDILSFQGTSWEPAQEAPLWVNLAIQVLNQDKWTRETLQWLLNDTCPQFVTGLFESGKWELEKQVKPKAWLSRGPSPGPGRLLLVCHVSGFYPKPVWVMWMRGEQEQQSTQRGDILPNADETWYLRATLEVAAGEAAGLSCRVKHSSLEGQDIVLYWAGGSHTSVGLVALAVLACLLFLIVLIVGFTSLFKRQTSYQGIL, from the exons ATGGGGTGCCTGCTGTTTCTGCTGCTCTGGGCGCTCCTCCAGGCTTGGGGAAGCGCTGAAG CCCCGCAAAGGCTTTTCCCCCTCCGCTGCCTCCAGATCTCGTCCTTCGCCAGTAGCAACTGGACGCGCACCGATGGTTTGGCGTGGCTGGGGGAGCTGCAGACGCACAGCTGGAGCAACGACTCCGACACCATCCGCTCTCTGAAGCCTTGGTCCCAGGGCACGTTCAGCGACCAGCAGTGGGAGACGCTGCAGCGTATATTTCGGGTTTATCGAAGCAGCTTCACCAGGGACGTGAAGGAATTCGCCAAAATGCTGCGCTTAGCCT ATCCCATGGAGCTCCAGGTGTCCGCTGGCTGTGAGGTGCACTCTGGAAACGCCTCACATAACTTCTTCCATGTAGCGTTTCAAGGAAGAGATATCCTGAGTTTCCAAGGAACTTCTTGGGAGCCAGCCCAAGAGGCCCCACTTTGGGTAAACTTGGCCATCCAAGTGCTCAATCAGGACAAGTGGACGAGGGAAACACTGCAGTGGCTCCTTAATGACACCTGCCCCCAATTTGTCACTGGCCTCTTTGAATCAGGGAAGTGGGAACTGGAGAAGCAAG TGAAGCCCAAGGCCTGGCTGTCCCGTGGCCCCAGTCCTGGTCCTGGCCGTCTGCTGCTGGTGTGCCATGTCTCAGGATTCTACCCAAAGCCCGTGTGGGTGATGTGGATGCGGGGTGAACAGGAGCAGCAGAGCACTCAGAGAGGGGACATCCTGCCCAATGCTGACGAGACATGGTATCTCCGAGCAACCCTGGAGGTGGCCGCTGGGGAGGCAGCTGGCCTGTCCTGTCGGGTGAAGCACAGCAGTCTAGAGGGCCAGGACATCGTCCTCTACTGGG CAGGTGGGAGCCACACCTCCGTGGGCTTGGTCGCCTTGGCAGTCCTGGCATGCTTGCTGTTCCTCATTGTACTCATTGTAGGCTTTACCTCCCTGTTTAAGAGGCAAAC ttccTATCAGGGCATCCTGTGA
- the CD1D gene encoding antigen-presenting glycoprotein CD1d isoform X2: MGCLLFLLLWALLQAWGSAEAPQRLFPLRCLQISSFASSNWTRTDGLAWLGELQTHSWSNDSDTIRSLKPWSQGTFSDQQWETLQRIFRVYRSSFTRDVKEFAKMLRLAYPMELQVSAGCEVHSGNASHNFFHVAFQGRDILSFQGTSWEPAQEAPLWVNLAIQVLNQDKWTRETLQWLLNDTCPQFVTGLFESGKWELEKQVKPKAWLSRGPSPGPGRLLLVCHVSGFYPKPVWVMWMRGEQEQQSTQRGDILPNADETWYLRATLEVAAGEAAGLSCRVKHSSLEGQDIVLYWGGSHTSVGLVALAVLACLLFLIVLIVGFTSLFKRQTSYQGIL, encoded by the exons ATGGGGTGCCTGCTGTTTCTGCTGCTCTGGGCGCTCCTCCAGGCTTGGGGAAGCGCTGAAG CCCCGCAAAGGCTTTTCCCCCTCCGCTGCCTCCAGATCTCGTCCTTCGCCAGTAGCAACTGGACGCGCACCGATGGTTTGGCGTGGCTGGGGGAGCTGCAGACGCACAGCTGGAGCAACGACTCCGACACCATCCGCTCTCTGAAGCCTTGGTCCCAGGGCACGTTCAGCGACCAGCAGTGGGAGACGCTGCAGCGTATATTTCGGGTTTATCGAAGCAGCTTCACCAGGGACGTGAAGGAATTCGCCAAAATGCTGCGCTTAGCCT ATCCCATGGAGCTCCAGGTGTCCGCTGGCTGTGAGGTGCACTCTGGAAACGCCTCACATAACTTCTTCCATGTAGCGTTTCAAGGAAGAGATATCCTGAGTTTCCAAGGAACTTCTTGGGAGCCAGCCCAAGAGGCCCCACTTTGGGTAAACTTGGCCATCCAAGTGCTCAATCAGGACAAGTGGACGAGGGAAACACTGCAGTGGCTCCTTAATGACACCTGCCCCCAATTTGTCACTGGCCTCTTTGAATCAGGGAAGTGGGAACTGGAGAAGCAAG TGAAGCCCAAGGCCTGGCTGTCCCGTGGCCCCAGTCCTGGTCCTGGCCGTCTGCTGCTGGTGTGCCATGTCTCAGGATTCTACCCAAAGCCCGTGTGGGTGATGTGGATGCGGGGTGAACAGGAGCAGCAGAGCACTCAGAGAGGGGACATCCTGCCCAATGCTGACGAGACATGGTATCTCCGAGCAACCCTGGAGGTGGCCGCTGGGGAGGCAGCTGGCCTGTCCTGTCGGGTGAAGCACAGCAGTCTAGAGGGCCAGGACATCGTCCTCTACTGGG GTGGGAGCCACACCTCCGTGGGCTTGGTCGCCTTGGCAGTCCTGGCATGCTTGCTGTTCCTCATTGTACTCATTGTAGGCTTTACCTCCCTGTTTAAGAGGCAAAC ttccTATCAGGGCATCCTGTGA